In Segatella copri, the DNA window TATGGGATATCTAAAAACAACCTTTTTGTAACTTTTTCAAGAAAATATTTGGTAGTTACATAATTTTATTGTAGATTTGCAGCAGATTTTTTTAAGAAGGAGTGCTTATGCAGAAGAAAAAGGATAAAAATCTGATGAAAACGGATGTAAAACCGATGAAACAAGGACTGCTGTCCCGGATTTTCCATCTCTATTACGATGGTTTCAGGAAGATGACCCTGGGCAAGACGCTCTGGACCATCATCCTCATCAAACTTGCCATCATCTTCCTGGTGCTCAAGCTCTTTTTCTTTCCAGATTTTATCAATACGAATGCCAAGAACGGAGACAAGGCAGGCTTCGTTTCCAAGGAAATTCTGAACAGATAAGACTCTGAATCCCCGCAACCTTCACATCGAAAGAAATACAAAAACATTATATAATAACAATTTTAAAACCATTCAACTATGATGACAAATCTATTGTTAGACATTACATCAGCCACCATCGATTGGTCGAGGGCGCAATTCGCACTCACGGCCATCTACCATTGGCTGTTCGTGCCGCTCACCCTAGGACTGGCAGTAATCATGGGCATCGCCGAAACATGCTACTACCGCACCAACAAGCCGTTTTGGAAGCACGTAACCCGTTTCTGGCAAAAACTCTTTGGCGTCAACTTCGCCATGGGCGTTGCCACAGGCATCATCCTGGAATTTGAATTCGGCACCAACTGGAGCAACTACTCCTGGTTCGTGGGCGACGTATTCGGTGCTCCCCTAGCCATCGAAGGCATCCTGGCATTCTTCATGGAGAGCACCTTCGTAGCCGTAATGTTCTTCGGCTGGGATAAGGTGAGCCGGGGCTTCCACCTTGCCTCCACCTGGCTCACGGGACTTGGCGCCACCATTTCTGCCTGGTGGATTCTCGTAGCCAACGCCTGGATGCAATATCCTGTAGGGCAGGAATTCAATCCCGACACCATGCGCTTCGAGATGACTTCGTTTATGGATGTGGCACTCTCGCCATTCGCCATCAACAAGTTCACCCATACCGTTACTTCCTCCTGGATCATCGGCGCCACCTTCGTGGTAGCCGTAAGCTGCTGGTATCTCCTGAAGAAGAGAGAAACCCAACTGGCGAAGGCGAGCATCAAGATGGGTGCCGGAGTAGGACTCATCGCCACCCTGCTGGCTGCGATGACCGGCGACAGCTCTGCCTATCAGGTGGCACAGGTGCAGCCGATGAAACTGGCTGCGATGGAAGCATTATATAATGGCGGAAAGGGCGAGAGCCTCACGGCGATAGCAGCCGTTCACCCCTTCCAGCAGCCCGATTACGAAAACGAACAGGAGCCAGCCATGCGCATCGCCATCCCTAACATGCTCTCGTTCTTAGCCACCCGCACAGCCGATGGCTACGTGCCTGGCGTAAACAATATTCTCAATGGTTATACTAAGGAGGATGGCACCCGTGAACCATCCGTGCAGGAAAAGATAGCCCGGGGCAAGAAGGCGATAGTTGCCCTGAAAACCTATCGCGAAACCAAGGCGAAAGACCAGCTGCCAATCTTGAAGGAGAATATGAAATACTTCGGATATGGTTACATCAAGGACGCCAAGGAACTGGTGCCGAGCATCCCAATCTGCTTCTACGCCTTCCGCCTGATGGTGGGAGTAGGCTGCCTGCTCATCCTCTTCTTCGCCCTCAGCCTATTCCTGGTCTATAAGAAGGAAATCGCCCAATACCGATGGTTCCTCATTTCCGCCATCATCATGATTCCGCTGGCTTACATCGCCTCAGAATCGGGCTGGATAGTAGCAGAAATCGGTCGCCAGCCTTGGACCATCCAAGACCTGCTGCCAGTAAGCGCCGCCATCTCCGACATCGAGGCAGGCAGCGTGGCCACCACCTTCTTCATCTTCCTGGCACTCTTCACCACCATGCTCGCCGTGGAAATCAGCATTCTGATGAAACAGATTAAGAAAGGACCGGAATATGAATAAAAACTTAAGATGATAAACTTAAGATTATGAATTAACTTTATGACATTAGCATTATGACATACGAATTTTTGCAATCATACTGGTGGTTCCTCGTATCATTATTAGGAGCCCTGCTGGTGTTTCTCATGTTTGTACAGGGAGCCAACACCTTGATTTTCTGTTTGGGAAAAACGGAAGAAGAGCGTCGCCTCATCATCAACTCTACGGGGCGAAAATGGGAGTTCACCTTCACCACGCTCGTCACCTTCGGCGGAGCCTTCTTCGCCTCGTTCCCGCTGTTCTACAGCACCAGTTTCGGCGGAGCCTACTGGCTGTGGATGATCATCCTGTTCTCGTTTGTGATTCAAGCCGTGAGCTATGAATTCCAGAACAAGATAGGTAATTTTCTTGGACCGAAGACCTTTCAGATCTGCCTCATCATCAACGGCATCGTGGGTCCGCTGCTTCTTGGCGGAGCCGTAGCCACCTTCTTCAACGGCAGCAATTTCCTGATAGACAAGGGCAATATTACCAACAGTCTGCAACCCGTCATCAGCCGCTGGGCAAACGCCAGTCATGGTCTTGATGCCCTGCTCGACCCATGGAACGTGGTGCTGGGACTTGCCGTACTGATGCTAGCCCGCATTCTGGGCATGCTCTACATCAAGAACAACATCGAGCACCAGCAGATTCAGGAGCGCTGTACCCGCCAGTTGCCATGGAATGCCCTCCTCTTCCTATTGTTCTTCCTGTCATCCCTCATCAGATTGATGATAAAGGACGGATTCAGCACTTCTTCTTCCGGCATTACGATAGAGAGCATGAAGTATCTTCACAATCTTCTGGAGATGCCAATCTTGCTTGTAATATTATTAATAGGTGTAGTACTCGTTCTTTTCGGCATTTTCAAGTCATCGAGGAGCGTGCAGTATAGAAAGGGAATCTGGTTTACGGGCATCGGAACCGTGCTTACCGTGTTGGTTCTGCTGCTGATAGCCGGCTGGAACAATACCGCCTACTATCCGTCGAACATCGACCTTCAGAGTTCGCTCACCCTCGCCAACAGCTGTAGCAGCGAGTTCACGCTCCGCACCATGGCGATAGTTTCCCTCCTCATCCCGTTCGTCCTCGCCTACATCGTCTTTGCCTGGCGCGCCATCGACCGCAAGCGCATCACGCAGGAAGAGATAGAGCAGGGAGAAGCGTATTAAAAAAGGCAGAAAAAGCCTTATTGAAAAGGCATGGAAAGCCTATTAAATATGATCCACACGCCCTGAAAGGGCGTGTGGAGAAGACGTCCCATCAAACAAAAATCTGTAACCAATCTTTTGTCTTTCTAAATAAAAGCAGTATCTTTGCAGACATGAAACAGAAAATCATAGATAAAATCAACCGATTGGCAAGCCAGAAAGAGCCTTTTCTCTTTGTCATCAACTACCAGGCAGACGAGGCCTTCATCCGCAAGCTATCAGATATAAATCCCGAAGAATGCCTCTTCGATTTTGAAGGAAGAGGAAACCTTTCTCATGCCTGGAAAGAGACTTGGAAGGAAGAGACTTCGGAGACCACCTGGCAGATAGAGCCCCCACTTTACGAGGATTACGAGCGAAGCTTCAACATCGTGAAGAGCAACATTATGGCGGGCAACAGCTATCTTACGAATCTCACCAACCGGGTTCCCGTGAGCTGCAATCTTTCATTAGAAGAAATTTTCCATCGTGCAAAAGGGAAGTATAAACTGCTGCTCAGAAGAAAGAGAACTCAAGCAGAAGATAAAGCTCATCTGAAAGAAGAAGCACAGAATAAAGCTCATCTGAAAGAAGAGAACATAGAAGAGAATTTCACCCCCTTCGTCTGCTTTTCGCCCGAAACCTTCGTCAGAATCAAGGGCGGAAGAATCTACTCCTATCCCATGAAGGGAACCCTGGATGCATCCCTCCCCAATGCCGAAAAGCTGCTGATGGAAGACCGGAAAGAGGCGGCAGAACACGCCACCATCGTAGATCTGATAAGAAACGACCTGAGCCGGGTGGCAGAAGATGTAAGGGTAGATAAATACCGTTACGTCGACGTGCTGCACACCAACAAGGGCGACATCCTGCAAACCAGTTCAGAAATCAGCGGTCGCCTGCCCGAAGATTCCCCCCACCATCTGGGCGAAATCCTCGATGCCCAGCTCCCAGCCGGTTCCATCACGGGTGCCCCGAAAGATAAAACCATGCAGATTATCCAAGAGGCAGAAGGCTACGACCGCGGCTT includes these proteins:
- a CDS encoding DUF4492 domain-containing protein, with product MQKKKDKNLMKTDVKPMKQGLLSRIFHLYYDGFRKMTLGKTLWTIILIKLAIIFLVLKLFFFPDFINTNAKNGDKAGFVSKEILNR
- a CDS encoding cytochrome ubiquinol oxidase subunit I, with protein sequence MTNLLLDITSATIDWSRAQFALTAIYHWLFVPLTLGLAVIMGIAETCYYRTNKPFWKHVTRFWQKLFGVNFAMGVATGIILEFEFGTNWSNYSWFVGDVFGAPLAIEGILAFFMESTFVAVMFFGWDKVSRGFHLASTWLTGLGATISAWWILVANAWMQYPVGQEFNPDTMRFEMTSFMDVALSPFAINKFTHTVTSSWIIGATFVVAVSCWYLLKKRETQLAKASIKMGAGVGLIATLLAAMTGDSSAYQVAQVQPMKLAAMEALYNGGKGESLTAIAAVHPFQQPDYENEQEPAMRIAIPNMLSFLATRTADGYVPGVNNILNGYTKEDGTREPSVQEKIARGKKAIVALKTYRETKAKDQLPILKENMKYFGYGYIKDAKELVPSIPICFYAFRLMVGVGCLLILFFALSLFLVYKKEIAQYRWFLISAIIMIPLAYIASESGWIVAEIGRQPWTIQDLLPVSAAISDIEAGSVATTFFIFLALFTTMLAVEISILMKQIKKGPEYE
- the cydB gene encoding cytochrome d ubiquinol oxidase subunit II; amino-acid sequence: MTYEFLQSYWWFLVSLLGALLVFLMFVQGANTLIFCLGKTEEERRLIINSTGRKWEFTFTTLVTFGGAFFASFPLFYSTSFGGAYWLWMIILFSFVIQAVSYEFQNKIGNFLGPKTFQICLIINGIVGPLLLGGAVATFFNGSNFLIDKGNITNSLQPVISRWANASHGLDALLDPWNVVLGLAVLMLARILGMLYIKNNIEHQQIQERCTRQLPWNALLFLLFFLSSLIRLMIKDGFSTSSSGITIESMKYLHNLLEMPILLVILLIGVVLVLFGIFKSSRSVQYRKGIWFTGIGTVLTVLVLLLIAGWNNTAYYPSNIDLQSSLTLANSCSSEFTLRTMAIVSLLIPFVLAYIVFAWRAIDRKRITQEEIEQGEAY
- a CDS encoding aminodeoxychorismate synthase component I, which produces MKQKIIDKINRLASQKEPFLFVINYQADEAFIRKLSDINPEECLFDFEGRGNLSHAWKETWKEETSETTWQIEPPLYEDYERSFNIVKSNIMAGNSYLTNLTNRVPVSCNLSLEEIFHRAKGKYKLLLRRKRTQAEDKAHLKEEAQNKAHLKEENIEENFTPFVCFSPETFVRIKGGRIYSYPMKGTLDASLPNAEKLLMEDRKEAAEHATIVDLIRNDLSRVAEDVRVDKYRYVDVLHTNKGDILQTSSEISGRLPEDSPHHLGEILDAQLPAGSITGAPKDKTMQIIQEAEGYDRGFYTGIMGIYDQGELNSAVMIRFIEEETSPVDFEADGEKNFKANEGKKPKESRKLYFKAGGGITSKSDCRREYEEVIQKIYLPF